In the genome of Fusarium fujikuroi IMI 58289 draft genome, chromosome FFUJ_chr02, one region contains:
- a CDS encoding related to GTP-binding protein Rab5c, with protein sequence MSSLEAKIVVLGAQGVGKTSLVMRYCKGAFNPAQITSTVGASFLTKRVVDSDSDTVVRLQIWDTAGQERFRSISRLYYRGANACILCYSITDAQSFADMGVWLMELRRNLPHDVVLHVVGTKADIVARDPSARQVPFERCIAYVAENLAPGMGSTPPPTATPYHVPTPMSGGQAMSPPSMEPRSPSSKRSSGFWAQEVGWDACHEISAETGEGVEEVFRVVTRKLVEQNRKMQQALLMATAIPGTPGYEAGMDGGYFAGADARGSFRVGRDRRSWLFSPGFSPAVTVEQAGTQEQTQADGWDRKERKKCC encoded by the exons ATGTCGTCGCTCGAAGCCAAGATCGTCGTCCTCGGCGCCCAGGGCGTTGGGAAGACGTCTCTGGTTATGAGATACTGCAAGGGCGCATTCAACCCGGCTCAGATCACTTCTACCGTCGGTGCCAGCTTTCTCACAAAGCGCGTCGTTGACTCTGACTCCGATACCGTGGTGCGCCTTCAGATATGGGATACAG CTGGCCAAGAACGCTTTCGTTCCATCTCACGCCTGTACTACCGTGGTGCAAACGCCTGCATTCTCTGCTACAGCATCACAGACGCACAGTCATTCGCCGACATGGGTGTATGGCTCATGGAACTTCGACGAAACCTCCCTCACGATGTCGTTCTTCACGTAGTCGGTACAAAAGCCGATATTGTCGCCCGCGATCCCTCAGCCCGCCAGGTCCCATTCGAACGTTGTATCGCATACGTCGCTGAGAACCTTGCCCCAGGCATGGGCAGCACGCCGCCTCCAACCGCAACCCCTTACCACGTACCGACGCCCATGTCAGGTGGCCAGGCCATGTCCCCTCCATCTATGGAGCCTCGGAGCCCCAGCTCGAAGCGAAGCTCTGGTTTCTGGGCACAGGAAGTTGGCTGGGATGCTTGTCATGAAATCAGCGCCGAAACAGGAGAGGGTGTCGAGGAAGTCTTTCGTGTTGTCACACGCAAGCTTGTTGAGCAGAACCGCAAGATGCAGCAGGCCCTTCTAATGGCCACAGCCATCCCTGGTACGCCAGGTTACGAAGCCGGCATGGACGGAGGCTATTTTGCAGGTGCAGACGCACGAGGGAGTTTCCGAGTAGGCCGCGATCGTCGAAGTTGGCTCTTCTCGCCAGGTTTCTCGCCCGCCGTTACGGTCGAGCAGGCGGGAACCCAGGAGCAGACACAAGCAGACGGCTGGGATCGAAAAGAGCGCAAGAAGTGCTGTTGA
- a CDS encoding probable nicotinate-nucleotide pyrophosphorylase (carboxylating) has translation MAHPQGNLANLLPPSWKTSVTAWLAEDTPSFDYAGFVVGDGPRVATLWGKSSGIIAGRPFFDEVFTQCGCTVEWHAEEGTAVDLSNGKHRVATVKGPVRGILLGERVALNTLARCSGVATKSQRLVSIAREAGYTGVIAGTRKTTPGFRLVEKYGMLVGGADAHRMDLSAMIMLKDNHVWSRGSITDAVKAAKSVGGFSMKVEVEVQSEAEADEAIEAGADVVMLDNFTGDGVKVASRSLKERWQGKRHFLLETSGGLQEDNFEAYLCNDVDILSTSSIHQGVPHIDFSLKIEH, from the exons ATGGCCCACCCTCAAGGAAACCTCGCAAACCTTCTCCCTCCTTCGTGGAAAACCTCGGTAACCGCTTGGCTAGCTGAGGATACGCCTTCATTCGACTACGCCGGCTTCGTTGTCGGTGACGGTCCCCGCGTCGCCACCCTCTGGGGCAAATCCAGCGGCATCATCGCCGGCCGACCCTTCTTCGACGAGGTCTTTACGCAGTGCGGCTGCACCGTCGAGTGGCATGCTGAGGAGGGAACAGCTGTTGACCTGAGCAATGGCAAGCATCGAGTCGCAACGGTCAAGGGTCCTGTTCGTGGAATTCTCCTTGGTGAGCGCGTTGCTCTCAACACACTCGCACGATGCTCTGGCGTCGCTACCAAGAGCCAGAGACTTGTGTCGATTGCGCGTGAGGCGGGGTATACAGGTGTGATTGCAGGAACACGAAAGACAACGCCGGGATTCCGCCTCGTTGAGAAGTACGGCATGCTAGTCGGTGGCGCGGATGCCCACAGAATGGATCTCAGCGCCATGATCATGCTCAAGGATAACCATGTCTGGAGTCGAGGCAGTATCACcgatgctgtcaaggctgcCAAGTCGGTTGGTGGCTTCAGTatgaaggttgaggttgaggttcagAGCGAGGCCGAGGCTGACGAAGCAATTGAGGCTGGCGCCGATGTAGTCATGTTGGATAACTTCACTGGTGATGGTGTCAAGGTTGCTTCAAGAAGTCTCAAGGAGCGATGGCAAGGGAAGAGGCACTTCCTACTCGAGACATCCGGTGGGCTTCAGGAAGATAACTTTGAGGCTTACTTATGTAATG ATGTCGATATTTTGTCAACGAGTTCTATTCATCAGGGTGTGCCGCACATCGATTTCTCACTCAAGATCGAGCACTAG
- a CDS encoding probable NADH dehydrogenase (ubiquinone) 22K chain precursor produces the protein MSTRRPQFSQQLLIDTTPLPADIPAVKEVGASSAPLLSASFFIGARCRDYNDDYMQCKNENPGRGELECLKEGRRVTRCASSVIKDINTHCLAEFRKHWECLDNRNHQLWQCRPAEWKLNKCVYDNLKLEKKIPDQPTNSTPVHLRPKQIFADVRIGPGDGKPFVPGQEDAQQ, from the exons ATGTCTACCCGAAGGCCCCA ATTCTCCCAGCAGCTGCTCATTGACACCACTCCATTGCCCGCCGATATTCCCGCCGTCAAGGAGGTCGGTGCCAGTTCTGCCCCTCTCCtctcggcctccttcttcatcggTGCTCGATGCCGCGACTACAATGACGATTATATGCAATGCAAGAACGAGAACCCGGGCCGAGGAGAGCTTGAGTGCTTGAAGGAGGGTCGACGAGTTACCCGATGTGCCTCCAGCGT TATCAAGGATATCAACACCCACTGCCTGGCTGAGTTCCGCAAGCACTGGGAGTGCCTCGACAACCGAAATCACCAATTGTGGCAGTGCCGTCCTGCTGAGTGGAAGCTCAACAAGTGCGTCTACGACAATCTG AaactcgagaagaagatcccCGATCAGCCAACGAACTCGACCCCTGTTCACCTTCGACCAAAGCAGATCTTCGCTGATGTGCGCATCGGGCCTGGAGACGGCAAGCCCTTCGTTCCGGGGCAGGAGGATGCGCAACAATAG
- a CDS encoding related to nuclear pore protein NUP57 produces the protein MSLFGQAKPSLFGQSQPAQTTAPNQNTVFGLGQPQQQQQGNTLGASIQQPQPQQMPALSQSQAQLSNSLWQPGKETPHQKPILEQMKLVTEKWDPANPNCVFKYYFYNKVDESHVPYYKPQPHEDPREWEEALQNKPAPGFMPVLCSGYAGVADRLKTQQRAVADFNTRLHQINGSLDAILQRHELETEVRAVAARRRQTTISERCLALAARIQVLRNRGYALSGDEDDLSSRLQTLEREVQDPAVGAREEELWSRLIVLRGYADQLSKELDKPTGSEGESIDPEREAKAKRVLEDYEKQIQHIKKELEALSTDYAEWEKTRNPHSK, from the exons ATGTCGCTCTTCGGACAGGCCAAGCCTTCGCTGTTTGGGCAGTCGCAGCCCGCTCAGACAACTGCGCCGAATCAGAACACAGTATTCGGTCTAGgccaacctcaacaacagcaacagggCAACACACTCGGCGCATCGATCCAGCAACCACAGCCGCAACAGATGCCAGCTCTATCTCAGTCGCAAGCTCAGCTGTCAAACTCGCTATGGCAGCCTGGAAAGGAAACACCGC ATCAGAAGCCGATTCTGGAGCAAATGAAGCTTGTTACCGAGAAATGGGACCCTGCGAACCCCAACTGCGTCTTCAAATACTATTTCTAcaacaaggtcgatgagAGCCACGTTCCTTACTAcaagcctcaacctcacGAAGACCCTCGGGAATGGGAGGAAGCCCTACAGAATAAGCCAGCCCCAGGGTTCATGCCCGTTCTTTGTTCTGGCTACGCTGGCGTTGCCGACCGCCTTAAAACACAACAGCGCGCCGTCGCCGACTTCAACACTCGTCTCCACCAGATCAACGGCAGCCTGGATGCCATTCTTCAGCGTCACGAGCTCGAGACTGAGGTTCGCGCGGTCGCAGCCCGCCGACGACAGACAACAATTAGTGAAAGATGCCTAGCACTTGCTGCGCGGATACAAGTGCTCCGCAACCGTGGCTACGCACTGAGtggcgatgaggatgatctgAGCAGCCGCCTGCAGACTCTGGAGCGAGAAGTTCAAGACCCTGCCGTTGGAGcaagagaggaagaactcTGGAGCCGCCTTATTGTGTTGCGAGGCTATGCTGATCAGCTCAGCAAGGAGCTGGATAAGCCCACCGGTTCTGAGGGAGAGAGTATTGATCCAGAGcgagaagccaaagcaaAACGA GTGCTTGAGGATTATGAGAAGCAGATCCAGCATATCAAgaaagagcttgaggctctATCGACAGATTATGCAGAGTGGGAGAAGACCAGGAACCCGCACTCAAAATAG
- a CDS encoding related to SQT1 Suppresses dominant-negative mutants of the ribosomal protein QSR1, whose translation MSSSNPRDQKEPVDEELEEDMLAAEDAAEEIVDDEDLAMDSDNEEILLQNDSIGYFDEPKDSLFTIAQHPKYPSIIAVGGSAGQEDDAPGAGWVFNTASAQSRPPLPASFSSDPAADALKSTQLPPLFSLDGHTDSINTLAWTLPQGEALVSGGLDGRLRAWKATISNDGAVKMDFLGEAQEVPEVNWIAPCPSSTNPNAIALGASDGSVWVYTVDPTDKANSLQIVQSYFLHTGACTAGAWTPDGLLLATISEDGSLYVWDVWGEATAKNLVGDNGMTAVALTAEDQRFEVEGGLYSLAIDPKGAFVAVGGATGAIKIVSLPRLASSGPQPQARARAGGKTTGQSTATAGGQILAALHTQSESIESLALVTTPNTPPSTLLAAGSVDGSIVVYDATRRFAVRRHISGAHEEHAIVKLEFIPNSWQLTSCGMDGAVRRWDLRGAGATNPNAPATAAEAGLQKEWKGHRGDGEGGGVLGFVQGETGERIVTAGDDGVALVFEA comes from the coding sequence ATGTCGTCTTCTAACCCCCGCGATCAAAAAGAGCCTGTCGAtgaagagctcgaggaggATATGCTCGCGGCCGAGGATGCCGCCGAGGAGAttgtcgacgatgaggatctGGCCATGGACTCCGACAATGAGGAGATTCTGCTCCAAAACGACTCTATCGGCTACTTCGACGAACCCAAAGActctctcttcaccatcgccCAGCATCCCAAGTACCCTTCTATCATCGCGGTTGGCGGTTCAGCTGGCcaggaagatgatgctccCGGTGCAGGATGGGTCTTCAACACAGCCTCCGCTCAATCGCGACCTCCGCTTCCTGCTAGTTTCTCGAGCGATCCCGCCGCAGACGCCCTGAAGAGCACCCAGCTTCCCCCTCTATTTAGCCTAGATGGCCACACAGACTCGATCAACACACTCGCATGGACTCTGCCTCAAGGAGAGGCCCTCGTCAGTGGTGGACTTGACGGAAGGTTGCGCGCATGGAAGGCAACCATCTCGAATGATGGTGCTGTCAAGATGGACTTCCTTGGTGAAGCACAGGAGGTGCCTGAGGTCAACTGGATTGCGCCATGCCCATCTTCCACCAACCCCAACGCCATCGCTCTAGGCGCTTCCGACGGTTCGGTTTGGGTCTACACAGTCGATCCCACAGATAAAGCCAACTCTCTTCAGATCGTTCAGTCCTATTTTCTACATACTGGTGCCTGTACCGCTGGTGCTTGGACGCCTGATGGTCTTCTGTTGGCTACCATCTCCGAGGATGGAAGCTTGTATGTCTGGGACGTTTGGGGTGAGGCTACTGCCAAGAACCTCGTTGGCGACAACGGTATGACTGCGGTGGCTTTGACTGCCGAAGATCAGCGTTTCGAGGTTGAGGGTGGTCTCTACTCGCTTGCCATTGACCCCAAGGGTGCCTTTGTTGCTGTCGGCGGTGCTACTGGCGCCATCAAGATTGTCTCTCTTCCACGACTTGCATCTTCCGGACCTCAGCCCCAGGCTCGTGCTCGGGCTGGAGGCAAGACTACTGGCCAGTCAACGGCGACCGCTGGCGGCCAAATTCTCGCCGCGCTGCACACCCAATCCGAGAGCATCGAGTCGCTTGCTCTCGTCACAACGCCTAACACACCTCCTTCCACCCTTCTCGCAGCCGGCTCTGTGGACGGCTCTATTGTCGTTTACGATGCCACCCGCCGCTTCGCCGTCCGACGACACATCTCCGGCGCCCATGAAGAACATGCcattgtcaagcttgagtTCATCCCCAACTCATGGCAACTGACAAGCTGCGGCATGGACGGTGCCGTACGCCGCTGGGACCTCCGAGGTGCTGGTGCCACAAACCCCAACGCTCCCGCAacagctgctgaggctggtcTGCAAAAGGAATGGAAGGGCCACCGTGGTGATGGGGAAGGTGGCGGCGTCTTGGGCTTTGTTCAAGGCGAGACAGGAGAGAGGATCGTCACCGCTGGTGACGACGGTGTTGCTCTAGTCTTTGAAGCATAG
- a CDS encoding probable SCO1 protein precursor, with product MSNSVTTSRALRGVFSSLSTRQCQRCLSSSALQPKQLRPTLPRAPIQSRQPITQRRTKYKTIEQAKSRYSNGPFSWKAGILFVGTCGLLVWYFEFEKARMQRKRIAEAAKGVGRPKVGGTFELIDQDGKPFTSEMMKGKHSLVYFGFTRCPDICPEELDKMATMLDIVEEKAPGALLPIFITCDPARDTPKALKDYLGEFHEKFIGLTGTYDQIKALCKKYRVYFSTPQNVKPGQDYLVDHSIYFYLMDPDGDFVEALGRQHSPQQAAALILDHMKDWDKK from the exons ATGTCGAATTCGGTCACGACGTCAAGAGCACTGAGGGGTGTGTTCTCATCCCTCTCGACGAGACAATGCCAGCGATGTTTGTCCAGCAGCGCTCTCCAGCCCAAGCAGCTCCGACCAACCCTCCCACGAGCGCCAATCCAGTCGAGACAGCCCATTACCCAGCGCCGAACAAAATACAAGACGATCGAGCAGGCCAAGAGCCGATATAGCAATGGG CCCTTTTCTTGGAAGGCCGGAATCCTGTTCGTCGGTACCTGCGGGCTGTTAGTATGGTACTTCGAGTTTGAAAAGGCGCGTATGCAGCGTAAGAGAATAGCTGAGGCGGCCAAGGGCGTGGGCCGACCAAAAGTTGGAGGAACCTTTGAGTTGATCGATCAGGATGGAAAGCCATTTACCAGCGAGATGATGAAGGGCAAACACTCCTTG GTGTACTTCGGTTTCACTCGATGCCCTGATATCTGCCCCGAAGAACTCGACAAGATGGCTACCATGTTGGATATCGTCGAAGAAAAGGCCCCAGGTGCACTTCTTCCCATCTTTATCACCTGCGATCCGGCCCGTGATACCCCGAAGGCTCTTAAGGATTACCTGGGCGAGTTCCATGAGAAGTTCATTGGTCTGACCGGCACGTATGATCAGATCAAAGCGCTCTGCAAGAAGTACCGCGTCTACTTCAGCACACCTCAGAACGTCAAGCCAGGACAGGACTATTTGGTGGACCACAGCATCTACTTTTACTTGATGGACCCGGATGGTGATTTCGTTGAGGCATTGGGCAGACAACACTCGCCTCAGCAGGCCGCAGCGCTCATTTTGGACCACATGAAGGACTGGGATAAGAAATAG
- a CDS encoding related to cat eye syndrome critical region protein 5 precursor — translation MQRFGVVGQCRFAARRLTQLRSVAPTTAAVLRASSISQRLFTTSSVYLSKPKGSLCVNPNQYEEPTDLARKLFSEFAFAFDIDGVLYQGRNRVDGAEKVIKMLRSNGIRYVFLTNGGCVPEDKKAETLQERLQIAKNDDVVKGRMILSHTPMSGWSDHVKNNGTVLITGSHPEKARQIALGYGFKRVVTPADILAECKDVFPFEHIEGEINGKPTPLPDGKRIPLLKDPYTTNVPANALKIDHIFIWNDPRDWSVDIQIIHDLLISHQGYLGTVSNRNGNESLPNNGWQQDGQPGLWISNLDMLWKTNYPVNRFGTGAFMEALKGVWSTTTNGTELQFSALGKPSNHTYKYAHDRLLQYYHDMACNRGQSPGHDTSKCHPLRRVYMIGDNPESDIRGASEFEAEDGTEWVPILVRTGVWRQTSTEKEPRYKPAVIVDDVVDAVVWALNNEGIKATREWVLSALSHTKGYVKLPPLEIGNQISGLEDGVKYPSELEAAEARL, via the exons ATGCAACGCTTCGGTGTGGTCGGCCAATGCCGATTCGCCGCACGTCGATTGACGCAGCTACGGTCTGTCGCACCGACGACGGCGGCTGTCTTAAGAGCCTCCTCTATATCACAGAGGCTATTCACTACCTCTAGCGTTTATCTATCCAAGCCAAAGGGCTCACTATGTGTCAACCCAAATCAATATGAGGAGCCCACCGACCTGGCACGAAAGCTGTTTTCCGAGTTTGCCTTTGCATTTGA TATTGACGGTGTCTTGTACCAAGGCCGCAACAGAGTGGATGGAGCTGAGAAAGTCATCAAGATGCTCAGAAGCAATGGCATCCGATATGTCTTTTTGACAAACGGCGGTTGCGTCCCTGAAGATAAAAAAGCAGAGACTCTTCAAGAAAGACTCCAGATCGCCAAGAATGACGATGTGGTAAAAGGCAGGATGATTCTGTCCCACACGCCAATGAGTGGTTGGAGTGACCATGTCAAGAACAATGGCACTGTCTTAATTACAGGATCTCATCCTGAAAAAGCTCGTCAAATTGCCCTTGG GTATGGATTCAAGCGTGTTGTCACCCCGGCGGATATCCTCGCCGAGTGCAAGGACGTGTTTCCCTTTGAGCATATTGAGGGCGAGATCAATGGCAAGCCGACGCCATTACCAGATGGAAAGCGAATTCCTTTGCTGAAGGACCCTTACACAACTAATGTCCCTGCAAACGCTCTCAAAATTGATCACATTTTCATCTGGAACGATCCAAGAGACTGGTCAGTAGATATTCAGATCATCCACGATCTTTTAATATCCCATCAAGGCTACCTCGGAACTGTTTCGAACCGGAATGGTAATGAGTCTCTGCCCAACAATGGCTGGCAGCAAGATGGCCAACCCGGACTATGGATCTCCAACCTTGATATGCTATGGAAAACAAACTATCCAGTGAACCGATTTGGCACTGGAGCATTCATGGAGGCACTCAAGGGAGTATGGTCAACGACTACCAACGGAACAGAACTGCAGTTCAGCGCACTTGGCAAACCATCCAACCACACATACAAATACGCTCATGATAGGCTGCTACAGTACTACCATGATATGGCCTGCAATCGTGGTCAAAGCCCTGGGCATGATACATCGAAATGCCACCCTCTTCGACGCGTTTACATGATTGGCGATAACCCAGAAAGTGACATCCGGGGTGCTAGCGAATTTGAAGCGGAGGATGGTACCGAGTGGGTGCCCATTCTTGTACGAACTGGCGTCTGGCGACAGACATCGACGGAGAAGGAGCCTCGATACAAGCCAGCCGTCATCGTGGACGATGTCGTAGATGCTGTGGTTTGGGCGCTTAACAACGAAGGCATTAAGGCAACCAGGGAATGGGTATTATCAGCCCTCTCGCACACGAAAGGTTACGTCAAGCTGCCGCCTCTGGAGATTGGAAATCAGATTAGTGGCCTCGAAGATGGAGTCAAGTACCCAAGTGAGTTGGAGGCAGCTGAGGCAAGACTGTAG